In Panthera uncia isolate 11264 chromosome B4, Puncia_PCG_1.0, whole genome shotgun sequence, one genomic interval encodes:
- the WNK1 gene encoding serine/threonine-protein kinase WNK1 isoform X9 produces the protein MDFTKKDFCSVFVIVNSHCCCCPQKDCVNEGVKPASFDKVAIPEVKEIIEGCIRQNKDERYSIKDLLNHAFFQEETGVRVELAEEDDGEKIAIKLWLRIEDIKKLKGKYKDNEAIEFSFDLERDVPEDVAQEMVESGYVCEGDHKTMAKAIKDRVSLIKRKREQRQLVREEQEKRKQEEINQKHQVEQQSSTSQAGVKQIPSASTGMPPASTTSASVSTQVEPEEPEADQHQQLQYQQTSISVLSDGTVDSGQGSSVFTESRVSSQQTVSYGSQHEQAHSTGTIPGHTASVVQAQSQPHGVYPSSSMPQSMAHPCGGTPTYPESQIFFPTIHERPVSFSPPPTCPPKVAISQRRKSTSFLEAQTRHFQPLLRTVGQNLLPPGGSPTNWTPEAVVMLGTTASRITGEPSEIQVHPMFEPTQVHGDYRPGLVLPEEAHYFIPQEPVYLAYQAQVTEQYEGIPYNSPVLSSPMKQIPEQKPVPGGPTSSSVFEFPSGQAFLVGHLQNLRLDSGLSPGSPLSSISAPISTDATRLKFHPVFVPHSAPAVLTHNNESRSNCVFEFHVHTPSSSSGEGGGVLPQRVYRNRQVAVDFNQEEPPPQSVGLHGRLQPVTEEQRNYHAPELTVSVVEPIGQNWPIGSPEYSSDSSQITSSDPSDFQSPPPTGGAAAPFGSDVSLPFIHLPQTVLQESPLFFCFPQGTTSQQVLSASFSSGGSALHPQAQGQSQGQPSSSSLTGVPSSLPIQHSQQQQGVQQTAPPQQTVQYSLPQTSTSSEATTAQPVSQSQTPQVLPQVSSGKQLPVSQPVPAIQGEPQIPVATQPSVVPVHSGAHFLPLGQPLSTSLHPQYPVSQIPISTPHVSAAQTGFSSLPVTMAAGVNQPLLTLASSATAAAIPGGPTAVPSQLPTLLQPVTQLPSQVHPQLLQPAVQSMGIPANLGQAAEVPLPSGDVLYQGFPPRLPPQYPGDSNIAPTSSVASICIPSTVLSPPMPTEALATPGYFPTVVQPFVESNLLVPVGSIGGQVQVSQPAVSLAQQAPTTSSQQAALESTQGVSQVAPPEPLPVAQAQPTTLVSSIDSAHSDVASGMSDGNENVPSSSGRHEGRTTKRHYRKSVRSRSRHEKSSRPKLRILNVSNKGDRVVECQLETHNRKMVTFKFDLDGDNPEEIATIMVNNDFILAIERESFVDQVREIIEKADEMLSEDVSVEPEGDQGLESLQGKDDYGFAGSQKLEGEFKQPIPASSMPQQIGIPTSSLTQVVHSAGRRFIVSPVPESRLRESKLFTGEISDTVAASTSHGAGMNLSHSASSLSLQQAFSELRHAQMTEGPNTAPPNFSHTGPTFPVVPPSMSSIAAVPTTAAATPSISAPATSSPLNDMSTSVIQSEIPVPTEKGIGGVATCTGVIPSSGLPVPPISESPVFSTVVSSITIPTVVSISTTSQPVQASISGSVVSSIGTLPSIPVSTLASAAGSAAVSGAKPPPVVSQQATGSTSGVATLTSIAATTPFPSIASQLPLQLSSSTSAPTLAETVVVSAHSLDKTSHSSTTGLALSLSASSSSSPGAGLSSSVSQPGGVHPLVTPSAIASTPVLSQAGGPTSTPLLPQVPSIPPLVQPVASVPAVQQTLIHSQPQPALLPNQPHTHCPEIDADSQPKAPGIDDIKTLEEKLRSLFSEHSSSGAQHASVSLETSLVVETTVAPGIPTTAVAPSKLMTSTTSTCLPPTSLPLGTTGLSVIPVVTPGQVSTPVSYVSAPVTTTSGVKAGTAPSKPPLTKAPVLPVGTELPAGTPPSEQLPPFPGPSLTQSQQPLEDLDAQLRRTLSPETVVVTSTVGPVSVVAPAAVTEAGTPPQKDVSQITEGPVLGTSSGTGVFKMGRFQVSVAMDDVQKEGKNKSEDAKSVHFESSTSESSVLSSSSPESTLVKTEPNGIRSISSDMPDSAHKTPALGAKSETGQPTKVGRFQVTTTTNKVGRFSVSRTEDKIAEAKKEGPMASPPFMDLEQAVLPAVIPKKEKPELSEPSHLNGPSSDLEAAFLSRDVDDGSGSPHSPHQLSSKSLPIQNLSQSLSNSFNSSYMSSDNESDIEDEDLKLELRRLREKHLKEIQDLQSRQKHEIESLYTKLGKVPPAVIIPPAAPLAGRRRRPTKSKGSKSSRSSSLGNKSPQLSGNLSGQSATSVLHPQQTLHPPGNIPETGQNQLLQPLKPSPSSDNLYSAFTSDGAISVPSLSAPGQGTSSTNTVGGTVNSQAAQAQPPAMTSSRKGTFTDDLHKLVDNWARDAMNLSGRRGSKGHMNYEGPGMARKFSAPGQLCISMTSNLGGSAPISAASATSLGHFTKSMCPPQQYGFPAPPFGTQWSGTGGPTPQPLGQFQPVGTASLQNFNISNLQKSISNPPGSNLRTT, from the exons GTAGagtctgggtatgtctgtgaagGTGATCACAAGACCATGGCAAAAGCCATCAAAGATAGAGTATCATTAATTAAGAGAAAACGAGAACAACGGCAGTTGGTACGGgaggaacaagaaaaaagaaagcaggaagagatCAATCAGAAACACCAGGTAGAACAACAATCAAGTACTTCCCAGGCAGGAGTCAAACAGATCCCATCTGCTAGTACTGGCATGCCTCCTGCTTCTACCACATCAGCTTCAGTTTCTACACAAGTAGAACCTGAAGAACCTGAGGCAGATCAACATCAACAACTACAGTACCAACAAACTAGTATATCTGTGTTAT CTGACGGGACGGTTGACAGTGGTCAAGGATCTTCTGTCTTCACAGAATCTCGAGTGAGCAGCCAACAGACAGTTTCATATGGGTCCCAACATGAACAGGCACATTCTACTGGCACAATCCCAGGGCATACAGCTTCTGTTGTCCAAGCACAATCTCAGCCTCATGGGGTATATCCATCCTCAAGTATG CCTCAGTCCATGGCGCATCCGTGTGGGGGGACCCCAACATACCCAGAATCACAGATATTTTTCCCAACTATTCATGAACGTCCAGTTTCTTTTtcaccacctcccacctgtccaCCGAAGGTGGCCATTTCCCAGCGGCGTAAGAGCACCTCCTTCTTGGAAGCCCAAACTCGCCACTTCCAACCCCTGCTGAGGACTGTTGGCCAAAATCTTCTTCCACCTGGTGGCAGCCCAACTAACTGGACACCAGAGGCCGTAGTTATGTTGGGCACTACAGCCAGTAGAATAACTGGAGAGCCAAGTGAGATACAGGTCCATCCTATGTTTGAACCAACTCAAGTTCACGGTGACTATAGACCTGGACTAGTACTTCCAGAAGAAGCTCACTATTTTATTCCTCAGGAACCAGTGTATCTAGCTTACCAGGCCCAGGTGACAGAACAGTATGAGGGTATTCCATACAACTCACCAGTACTGTCAAGTCCTATGAAACAGATACCTGAACAGAAGCCAGTACCAGGGGGCCCTACCTCAAGTTCTGTCTTTGAATTTCCATCTGGACAGGCTTTCCTGGTAGGACACCTTCAGAATTTAAGATTAGATTCTGGATTGAGTCCAGGATCTCCCCTCTCTAGTATTTCTGCACCTATCAGTACTGATGCTACACGTTTGAAATTTCACCCTGTCTTTGTTCCTCATTCTGCGCCCGCTGTGTTAACTCATAACAATGAGAGCAGAAGCAATTGTGTATTTGAGTTTCATGTTCACACTCCAAGCTCCTCTtcgggagaaggaggaggagtctTGCCTCAGCGTGTTTACCGAAATCGACAGGTTGCAGTGGACTTCAATCAGGAAGAACCACCTCCTCAATCAGTTGGATTACATGGCCGCCTACAGCCTGTGACTGAAGAACAGCGTAATTACCATGCCCCAGAATTGACCGTTTCTGTGGTAGAGCCTATCGGACAGAACTGGCCAATAGGAAGCCCAGAATATTCCAGTGATTCCTCACAAATTACTTCTTCAGACCCCAGTGATTTTCAATCACCTCCCCCTACAGGGGGAGCAGCTGCACCTTTTGGCTCTGACGTCTCATTACCCTTTATCCATCTGCCTCAGACAGTGTTACAAGAATCCccacttttcttctgtttcccccAAGGAACCACATCTCAGCAGGTTTTatctgcctcattttcttcagGAGGATCTGCACTCCATCCACAG GCACAGGGGCAAAGCCAGGGTCAACCATCCTCAAGTAGCCTAACAGGGGTTCCATCTTCCCTGCCCATACAACATTCTCAGCAG CAGCAGGGAGTACAGCAGACTGCCCCTCCTCAACAGACAGTGCAGTATTCACTTCCACAGACATCAACCTCCAGTGAGGCCACTACTGCACAGCCAGTCAGTCAGTCTCAGACTCCACAGGTCTTGCCTCAAGTATCATCTGGAAAACAG CTTCCAGTTTCCCAGCCAGTACCAGCTATCCAAGGCGAACCTCAGATCCCAGTTGCGACACAACCCTCAGTTGTTCCAGTCCACTCTGGTGCTCATTTCCTCCCTCTGGGACAGCCACTCTCTACTTCCTTACACCCCCAGTATCCTGTCTCTCAAATTCCCATATCAACTCCTCATGTGTCTGCGGCTCAGACAGGTTTCTCATCCCTTCCCGTTACAATGGCAGCTGGCGTTAATCAGCCTCTGCTCACCTTGGCCTCATCTGCTACGGCAGCTGCGATCCCAGGGGGACCAACTGCGGTTCCTAGTCAGCTTCCAACCCTTCTGCAGCCTGTGACTCAGCTGCCAAGTCAGGTTCACCCACAGCTCCTGCAACCAGCAGTTCAGTCCATGGGAATACCAGCTAACCTTGGACAAGCTGCTGAGGTTCCACTTCCCTCTGGAGATGTTCTATACCAG GGCTTCCCACCTCGACTGCCACCACAATACCCAGGAGATTCAAATATTGCTCCCACTTCCAGCGTGGCTTCTATTTGCATCCCTTCTACAGTCCTATCCCCTCCCATGCCGACAGAAGCACTGGCTACACCGGGTTACTTTCCTACAGTGGTGCAGCCTTTTGTGGAATCAAACCTTTTGGTTCCTGTGGGCAGTATAGGAGGACAGGTTCAAGTGTCTCAGCCAGCAGTGAGTTTAGCACAACAAGCCCCCACTACATCCTCCCAGCAAGCAGCTCTGGAG AGTACTCAGGGAGTCTCTCAAGTTGCTCCTCCAGAGCCACTTCCAGTGGCACAGGCACAACCTACCACTTTGGTCTCTTCTATAGACAG TGCACATTCAGATGTTGCTTCAGGAATGAGTGATGGCAATGAGAATGTCCCATCATCCAGTGGAAGGCATGAAGGGAGAACTACAAAACGGCATTATCGAAAATCTGTAAGAAGTCGCTCTCGTCATGAAAAGTCCTCACGTCCAAAATTGAGAATTTtgaat gtttcaAATAAAGGGGACCGGGTAGTAGAATGTCAGTTAGAGACTCATAATCGGAAAATGGTTACATTCAAATTCGATTTAGATGGTGACAATCCTGAGGAGATAGCAACAATTATG GTGAACAATGACTTTATCTTAGCAATAGAGAGAGAGTCCTTTGTGGATCAAGTACGAGAAATTATTGAAAAAGCTGATGAAATGCTCAGCGAGGACGTCAGTGTGGAACCAGAGGGTGACCAGGGATTGGAGAGTCTACAGGGAAAGGATGACTATGGCTTTGCAGGTTCTCAG AAATTGGAAGGAGAATTCAAACAACCAATTCCTGCATCTTCTATGCCACAGCAAATAG GCATTCCTACCAGTTCTTTAACTCAAGTTGTTCATTCTGCTGGAAGACGGTTTATAGTGAGTCCTGTGCCAGAAAGCCGATTACGAGAATCAAAACTTTTCACTGGTGAAATATCAGATACGG TTGCTGCCTCAACATCCCATGGCGCTGGAATGAACTTGTCTCATTCTGCTTCATCCCTTAGCCTACAACAGGCGTTTTCTGAACTCAGACATGCCCAAATGACAGAAGGGCCCAATACAGCACCTCCCAACTTCAGTCATACAGGACCAACATTTCCAGTAGTACCTCCTTCCATGAGTAGCATTGCTGCAGTCCCAACCACAGCAGCAGCCACACCTTCAATATCAGCCCCTGCAACTAGCAGCCCTCTTAATGACATGTCCACATCAGTAATTCAGTCTGAGATTCCAGTGCCCACTGAAAAAGGGATTGGTGGAGTTGCCACCTGCACAGGTGTGATACCGTCAAGTGGTCTCCCTGTACCTCCTATATCTGAATCACCAGTATTTTCCACTGTGGTTTCAAGCATTACAATACCTACAGTTGTCTCAATATCAACAACATCCCAGCCAGTTCAGGCTTCTATATCTGGGAGTGTTGTTTCTAGCATAGGCACTTTGCCATCTATACCAGTTTCAACGTTAGCCTCTGCTGCGGGCAGTGCTGCTGTCTCAGGTGCTAAGCCTCCACCTGTAGTATCTCAACAAGCGACAGGCAGTACTTCTGGGGTAGCCACGTTAACATCCATTGCTGCCACCACTCCATTCCCGAGCATAGCTTCCCAGCTGCCTCTTCAGCTGAGCAGCAGCACCTCTGCTCCTACTCTAGCTGAAACAGTGGTGGTTAGTGCACACTCACTAGATAAAACATCTCATAGCAGTACAACTGGATTGGCTTTGTCCCTGTCTGCATCATCATCTTCCTCCCCTGGAGCAGGATTATCTAGTTCTGTTTCTCAGCCTGGTGGGGTGCATCCTTTGGTCACCCCATCAGCTATAGCTTCTACTCCTGTCCTTTCTCAAGCAGGAGGACCTACTTCTACACCTTTATTACCCCAAGTACCTAGTATCCCACCTTTGGTACAACCTGTTGCCAGTGTGCCTGCTGTGCAGCAGACACTAATTCATAGTCAGCCTCAACCAGCTTTACTTCCCAACCAGCCCCACACTCACTGTCCTGAAATAGATGCTGACTCACAGCCCAAGGCTCCTGGAATTGATGACATAAAGACTCTAGAGGAAAAGCTGCGGTCTCTCTTTAGTGAACACAGCTCATCTGGAGCCCAACATGCATCTGTCTCACTGGAGACATCACTGGTAGTAGAGACCACTGTCGCACCAGGCATCCCAACCACTGCTGTTGCACCAAGCAAGCTCATGACTTCTACTACAAGTACATGCTTACCACCAACAAGTTTGCCATTAGGGACAACTGGTTTGTCAGTTATACCAGTGGTCACACCTGGACAAGTTTCCACCCCAGTCAGCTATGTGTCCGCCCCAGTCACCACTACGTCAGGAGTGAAAGCTGGAACTGCTCCATCAAAGCCACCTTTAACTAAAGCTCCA GTGCTGCCAGTGGGTACTGAACTTCCAGCTGGTACTCCACCCAGCGAGCAGCTGCCACCTTTTCCAGGACCTTCACtaactcag TCCCAGCAACCTCTGGAAGATCTTGATGCTCAATTGAGAAGAACACTTAGTCCAGAGACTGTTGTGGTGACATCTACAGTTGGG CCTGTGTCCGTGGTGGCTCCAGCAGCAGTTACAGAAGCAGGAACACCGCCTCAGAAGGATG TTTCTCAAATCACAGAAGGTCCTGTCCTGGGAACTAGTTCAGGAACTGGTGTTTTTAAGATGGGACGATTCCAG GTTTCAGTTGCAATGGATGATGTCCAAAAAGAGGGTAAAAATAAGTCAGAAGATGCAAAGTCTGTTCATTTTGAGTCTAGCACTTCAGAGTCCTCAGTACTATCAAGTAGTAGTCCAGAAAGTACCCTGGTGAAGACAGAGCCTAATGGGATCCGTAGCATCTCATCAGATATGCCAGATAGTGCCCACAAAACTCCTGCCTTGGGAGCAAAGTCAGAAACTGGGCAGCCTACAAAGGTAGGACGCTTCCAGGTGACAACTACAACGAACAAAGTAGGTCGTTTCTCTGTATCAAGAACTGAAGACAAGATTgctgaggcaaagaaagagggaccAATGGCATCTCCTCCTTTTATGGATTTGGAACAAGCTGTTCTCCCCGCTGTaataccaaagaaagaaaagcctgaaCTGTCAGAGCCTTCACATCTGAATGGGCCATCTTCTGACCTGGAGGCCGCCTTCCTAAGCAGGGATGTGGATGATGGTTCAGGTAGTCCACACTCCCCCCATCAGCTGAGCTCAAAGAGCCTCCCTATCCAGAATCTAAGTCAGAGCCTTAGTAATTCATTCAACTCCTCTTACATGAGTAGTGACAATGAGTCAGATATTGAAGATGAAGATTTAAAATTAGAGCTGCGAAGACTACGAGAAAa ACATCTTAAAGAGATTCAAGACCTGCAGAGTCGCCAGAAGCATGAAATTGAATCTTTATATACCAAACTGGGCAAGGTTCCCCCTGCTGTCATTAttcccccagctgcccctcttgCAGGGAGAAGAAGGCGACCCACTAAAAGCAAAGGCAGCAAATCTAGTCGCAGCAGTTCCTTGGGGAATAAAAGCCCCCAGCTTTCAG GTAACCTGTCTGGTCAGAGTGCCACTTCAGTTTTGCACCCCCAGCAGACCCTCCACCCTCCTGGCAACATCCCAGAGACTGGGCAGAATCAGTTGTTACAGCCCCTTAAGCCATCTCCCTCCAGTGACAACCTCTATTCAGCCTTCACCAGTGATGGTGCCATTTCAGTACCAAGCCTTTCTGCTCCAGGTCAAG GGACCAGCAGCACAAATACTGTCGGGGGAACAGTGAACAGCCAAGCCGCCCAAGCTCAGCCTCCTGCCATGACGTCCAGCAGGAAGGGCACATTTACAGATGATCTGCACAAGTTGGTAGACAATTGGGCTCGAGATGCCATGAATCTTTCAGGCAGGAGAGGAAGCAAAGGACACATGAATTATGAG ggcCCTGGAATGGCAAGGAAGTTCTCCGCACCTGGTCAGCTGTGCATCTCCATGACCTCAAACCTGGGTGGTTCTGCCCCCATCTCTGCTGCATCAGCTACCTCTCTAGGTCACTTCACCAAGTCCATGTGCCCCCCACAGCAGTACGGTTTTCCAGCTCCCCCCTTTGGCACTCAGTGGAGTGGGACAGGTGGCCCAACACCACAGCCACTTGGCCAGTTCCAACCTGTGGGAACTGCCTCCTTACAGAATTTCAACATCAGCAATTTGCAGAAATCCATCAGCAACCCCCCAGGTTCCAACTTGCGGACCACTTAG